One Schistocerca cancellata isolate TAMUIC-IGC-003103 chromosome 1, iqSchCanc2.1, whole genome shotgun sequence genomic region harbors:
- the LOC126094127 gene encoding protoporphyrinogen oxidase produces the protein MIGVLGGGISGLAAAHYLLKTKVQPVTVLEASHRIGGWIQTTNSPTGNIYEHGPRTIRVRGPLGENTLLLVKELGLSNKVLPIPSTHPAARNRMVYVDKKLHLLPSNLTSVLLPKPPFTKPIISALLKDISTAKKEVSDESIYDFVERRLGKELAEYAISPLICGVCAGDAKKISAKFLMKSLFEAEQKHGSIFKGMMMNMLQNRKNKMPPSQDELCERARKERWNVWSLEGGMEELPKALESNVRQKGCEIVLNAPCTEMQILNDKEVFVKAGSVEHKFNHVFCALPAYKLAELVHRQHPQLSSDLAAIPYVSVGLVNLQYDGKCLKQDAFGFLVPPSQKLPILGIVFDSCCFGKNDKTVLTVMMGGAWFEELFGENPSPDTFLSTAVKYTTDILGIVGKPESHSVSILRNCIPQYVLGHHDRVDRIRKYIKQNNLPISVVGAPYDGVGVNDVIFSSKQAVVNIH, from the coding sequence ATGATTGGTGTTCTTGGTGGCGGAATCAGCGGACTTGCAGCTGCTCATTATCTCTTGAAAACAAAAGTTCAGCCAGTTACAGTTCTGGAAGCATCACATCGCATTGGAGGCTGGATACAAACAACAAATTCTCCAACTGGAAATATATACGAACATGGGCCAAGGACAATCAGAGTCCGAGGTCCTCTGGGAGAGAACACACTTCTCTTGGTAAAGGAACTGGGATTGTCAAATAAAGTGTTGCCAATACCTAGTACACATCCTGCTGCACGGAATCGAATGGTGTATGTTGACAAGAAGCTACACCTGTTGCCATCCAACCTTACTTCAGTATTGCTTCCAAAACCACCTTTCACAAAACCAATCATTAGTGCTTTACTGAAGGATATCTCCACTGCCAAGAAGGAAGTCAGTGATGAAAGCATATATGATTTTGTGGAAAGGAGATTGGGTAAAGAACTAGCTGAATATGCTATTAGTCCACTAATTTGTGGTGTGTGTGCTGGTGATGCAAAGAAgataagtgcaaagtttctgatgaAATCATTGTTTGAGGCAGAACAGAAACATGGTTCAATTTTTAAAGGCATGATGATGAATATGTTACAGAATAGGAAGAATAAAATGCCTCCAAGTCAGGATGAACTATGTGAAAGAGCCAGGAAAGAGAGATGGAATGTTTGGTCTTTAGAAGGGGGCATGGAGGAACTGCCCAAGGCATTAGAGTCTAATGTTAGGCAAAAAGGTTGTGAAATAGTTCTTAATGCTCCTTGTACAGAAATGCAAATACTGAATGACAAGGAAGTGTTTGTGAAGGCTGGGTCAGTTGaacacaaatttaatcatgtattttgtGCCTTGCCAGCATACAAACTTGCTGAACTTGTTCACAGACAGCACCCTCAACTAAGCAGTGACTTGGCAGCTATACCATATGTTTCTGTTGgacttgtgaatttgcagtatgaTGGGAAATGTTTGAAGCAAGATGCCTTTGGATTTCTGGTACCACCATCACAGAAGCTCCCAATATTGGGAATTGTTTTTGACAGTTGTTGTTTTGGTAAGAATGATAAAACTGTTCTCACTGTAATGATGGGAGGGGCATGGTTTGAAGAACTATTTGGAGAAAATCCTAGTCCAGATACTTTCTTATCCACTGCAGTAAAATATACTACAGATATCCTTGGTATTGTAGGGAAACCAGAATCACACTCTGTTTCTATCCTTCGGAACTGTATACCCCAATATGTATTAGGTCACCATGATAGAGTAGATAGAATTAGGAagtacataaaacagaataacttaCCAATATCAGTTGTTGGAGCACCTTATGATGGTGTTGGTGTGAATGATGTGATATTCTCATCAAAACAAGCTGTTGTTAATATACACTGA